CGAGTGAGCAAAGGATGCAGTGCACTGCTACTATatgtcttatttctctctctctctctctctctatctctctctctctctctctctctctctctctctctctctcacacacacacacacacacacacacacacacacatacaaactcatcTCTCATTCTTTTGCCCTCccacacttgcgtgtgtgtgtgtgtgtgtgtgtgtgtgtgtgtgtgtgtgtgtgtgtgtgtgtgtgtgtgtgtgtgtgtgtgtgtgtgtgtgtgtgtgtgtgtgtgtgtttctgcacgcACAAATGACATACAGcaccagacaaacacaaacgcaaatgTACACATGCAGAAATAGAAATAGACCGAGATCCAGCAGAAATGCATCCTgtcaccctcaacacacacactcacaccttctcagccaggcatgcacacacacacacacgcgcgcgcgtgcatgcacaaaacacacacagtacgccaGAGGGTTGCCATGACAGCGCTCTGCCTCTGTCGCAATGACACAGAGATGCTAGTGCTTTTTATGTGCAAATCAACTCACGCACACGTTCTCAAAATGGAATCATACATATACGTACAGAcaagctcatgcacacacacacacacacacacacacacacacacacacacacacacacacacacacacacacacacacacacacacacacacacacacacacacacacacacacacacacacacacacacacacacacacacgcaaaacatacACAGGCATCTGACATCCTCAaaatggaagcacacacacatgcacacaggcacacatgtacactggcacacacaaacagagacaaaaGTGTGTCACACAAGCACAGGTCTCCTCACCATCTCAGGTATTTCAGGAATGGTCTCCAGGCAGAAGTCGTCTGTCTCCTTGAATCATCTCCTTGGTTGTTATATatcttttcatgtgtgtgtatgtgtgcgtgtgcgtgcgtgcgtgcgtgcgtgcgtgcgtgcgtgcgtgcgtgcgtttgtttgtttgtttgtttgtttgtttgtgtgtgtgtgacagtgttttTGCGTCtgacgtttgtgtgtgagtgtggtgtgtgcagtggcATGAAAAGGTAGCTGATGGTACAGTACAGGAACGGATCATCAGAGTGCACAGATCTCTTGAATTCAGGCATGTAATACCCTGATGCTGCATGCAGTCCTGATGATGCACGCTGGCTCAAGGCATTACTCTACTCTGTGTAGTAGTGTAGAGGGTTTACagacagttagtgtgtgtgtgtgtgtgtgtgtgtgtgtgtgtgtgtgtgtgtgtgtgtgtgtgtgtgtgtgtgtgtgtgtgtgtgtgtgtgtgtgcgtgtgcgtgtgcgtgtgtgtgtgtgtgtgtgtgtgtgtgtgtgtgtgttttaaatagatgcagtgtgtgtgtttgtggatgtgacTCGACCGTGAATATGATTTATTACACAGAACAACACATGGTTTCACAAGTGTGCTTGATGAAGCAGAGAAATATCCGTTCTGATAGTGCACAGGTGTTTTACATTttgcttctctttctgtctctctatatttttctctcattttttttcttttttcatctttctgttttcctctccCTGCTGTTATtttccccatccccctctccctgtgtCAGCTCTAAACTGGCTCCTATACCTCCCTGCCTGAACATCGCTACTGTCATACCcatttcctcttcctctatcctctcATCACTGTCTATGTTCTTAATGTCCTTTCTCCGAagctctcttcatttctctctgtctctatatcatgtctctctgtctctgactctctgatGGTCATCCCAGAGTACATTTTGGCAACAGTGTAAAACCTCCACCAacatgtctttctatctctctgtctctgtctgtccgtctgtctgtctctctctctctcgttttctctctctccctgtccttctGATCttgctcttctcatctcttcccctTCACCCTTTCCAATCTGTACCTGTACTTCCCTCAGTGGCCCCATCCCCCGTCAGTTCTCTTTctcctgtctctcgctctctcttttactACACTGACGTTTGCTCTACTTATTTGTGTGTTGCAATGTCCTTGCCTTTTCCTCAAGATAATATTCCTCAATTGAATATACAGTTTTTTAATGTAATGCTTCAATGTCTTctcaccctcccctccctccctgaccTTTTTTATTCCTTAATCCCTTTCTCCTCATTTATGTCTTATTTTCTATTTtgatcttcctctctcctttcctccctctcctacccattttccttcccctctctctctctctctctctctctctctctctctctccctctctctctctctctctctctctctctctctctctctcttcatgccctgtcctctatctcccccctcctcttcttcttcaggtCAGTGGTGCGGTGATCCGCTCCGGGTGAGTGGACACTGACCAGTGGGCTGTCAGAGATGGCCGGACCGCCGAGGCTAGACCGGCGTCCGGCGTCCTCGGCAACTGCAGCATCGCTAGCGGCGGCCTTGctcccgccgctgctgctgctgctgctggcctgcgTGGCGCCATGCCAGGGCTGCCCGCCCCGCTGCGAGTGCGCCGCCCAGCTGCGCTCCGTCTCCTGCCAGCGCCGGCGCCTGTCCGGCGTGCCCGACGGCATCCCCACGGAGACCAGGCTGCTGGACCTGAGCCGCAACCGCCTGCGCTGGGTGGCGTCGGGCGAGCTGGCGCCGTACCCGctgctggaggagctggacctgagcgAGAACCTGATCGCCACGCTGGAGCCCAACGCCTTCGCCAGCCTGCAGAGCCTGCGCACGCTGCGGCTGCGCGCCAACCAGCTCAAGCTGGTGCCCATGGGCGCCTTCGCCAAGCTGGGCAACCTCACCACGCTCGACCTGAGCGAGAACAAGATCGTCATACTGCTCGACTACACCTTCCAGGACCTGAGGAGCCTGCGCAACCTGGAGGTGGGTGGCGGCAGGTGGTGTGGGGGTGGtagtgggtgtgggggtggagaGGATGGAATTAATGGGACAGGGCAGATGGAGTGgctacatggatggatggatggatggatatatgcCTACAGTAGGTAGAGGGATGGCCATACGAACTGGAGAGGAGATAATAGATGGATGAATGCACTGATGGATGCATGAATGGATGCATGGTAGAGTGATACAGTATACATGTAGATATGTGGATGACTATAAAGATAGAGGAATGTCTAGCaaaatggatggctggatggatgtatacagggctctaaatgaacacccgcaaaacggccaaatgctggtgaaatttcagtttggttggtagaaaagaccaacgtactagccactttgagccattagtgtgtgtggttttggctagtaagattaacatctacagccattttggctggtgatataaaacaaagTTAATTTAGGTCcctggatgtatggatggatggattgcatTGGTAGATGAGTGAACAAATGCATTGAGAAATGAGTGCATAGTCAGCAATTGACTGACTTTAGAGTACAGATGTAGAAGATCCGACTGCAAGTCAGACATCAGAGCAATCACATGGATCAATAGAAGAGAACAACAACTGTGTGAAAATGTGCACAGTGGAAATCATATGCAGAATATTATTTATGTAAGAAATCAATAGCTGCTGAAGCCCGTGGTCCCTCTTTCTGTTATGTAAGATGAGAAATGTATAATATATTTCTTGGTGAAAGGCTTCTGGATAATCTGTGCCACCGTGTGCGTGGGAGTGAACTTGTCTGTACTAAAAGGTTATATCAGGCTGGCTGAATGCAATGCAAAcatgtccccacacacacactgctctacacTACTCCTTCTCTTTGTAACACAAGATACTTGTGCGCCTACTGTGGGAAGAGTACCTTTGGGAGAAGAGATTAACCGTCTCTGATTGCTACAAACTGCATTCTAAGCGGCTTGCTGACTGCTTCTTTTAGAATGCAAGCCTTATTATAACAAGAAGGTATTTTTTACAGTGATGTTAGGCTAAATTTATTCTAATCTCATGCCTTATTAGTTGCCCCCTGTTTACTGTATTTGTATTTTCCTATCCATCCTTACGATATTTCTCTATACCTTGTGTtatttctctctgctctctctctccctctctctctctctgtgctctctcactctcctcccccccctctctctctctctcacacacgcacacacacaccctctctctaccactctttctctctctcccatatctctcttgctctctctctctctctctctctctcacactctccctctctctctcacactctccctctctctctctctctctctctcccccctgcatCATCAGGTGGGTGATAACGACCTGGTCTACATCTCCCACAAGGCCTTCACGGGGCTGCTGGCCCTTGAGGACCTGACCATCGCCCGCTGCAACCTGACGTCCATCTCGGGCCAGACGCTCTCCTACCTGCGCAACCTGGTGACGCTGCGGCTGCGCCACCTGAGCATCACCGCCCTGGAGGACCAGAACTTCCGCAAGCTGTCGGCGCTGCGCGGCCTGGAGATCGACAGCTGGCCCTACCTGGAGTACATCTCGCCGCTCAGCTTCCAGGGCCTGAACCTGTCCTGGCTCTCCATCACCAACACCAACATCACCACGGTGCCCTCGGCCTCCTTCCGCAACATGGTGCACCTGACCAGCCTCAACCTGTCCTACAACCCCATCCAGACGCTGGAGCCCTGGGCCTTCCGCGAGCTGCTGCGGCTCAAGGAGCTTCACATGGTGAGCACGGGGCTTGCGACGGTGGAGCCGCACGCGCTGGCCGGGCTGAGGCAGCTACGCCTGCTCAACCTGTCGTCCAACGAGCTGGTGACGCTGGAGGAAGGGGCGTTCCACTCCGTCAACAGCCTGGAGACGCTGAGGGTGGACGGCAACCCGTTGTCGTGCGACTGCCGGCTGCTGTGGATACTTCAGCGCCGGCGAACGCTGAACTTCGACGGGCGGGCACCGGTGTGCGCGGGACCCGCCGAGGTGCGCGGCACGTCGCTGAACAACTTCGCCGACTCGGCACTGTTCGATTATTTCACGTGCCAGAAGCCGCGCATTCGCAACCGCAAGATGCAGCAGGTGGTGGCGCGCGAGGGGCAGCCGGTGTCCTTCCTCTGCCGCGCGGAGGGAGAGCCGGCGCCGGCCATCGTCTGGATCTCACCGCAGCGACGGCGGATCGCGCCCAAGAGCGGCCCAGGGAGCGGCGGCCGGGTCGTCGTGCTACCTGGCGGAACGCTGGAGATCCGCTACGCCCAGGTGACGGACAGCGGAACCTACATCTGCATCGCCAGCAACGCCGGCGGCAACGACACATACTTTGCCACGCTGACGGTGCGTGGCGGTGGCGGAGGTTTCGGCGGCGGTGGCATCGGCATCGGCGGCGGGCTGGGCGGGGCGCCCGCCATGGACGCGGCGGCGTTTGCCAACCGGTCGCTGTACTACGGCGCCGACTTCAACGACACCAACTTCAACGGCACGCGCGTCTTCCTGAAGTTCACGCTGGACCTGACCACCATCCTGGTGTCCACTGCGATGGGCTGCATCACCTTCCTGGGCGTGGTGCTGTTCTGCTTCCTGCTGCTGTTTGTGTGGAGCCGCAGCAAAGGGCAGCGGCGGAACAACTTCACCGTGGAGTACTCGTTCCGCAAGGGCGACGGCGGCACGACAACGGGGGGCCAAGGCGCCACTCGCAAGTTCAACATGAAAATGATATGACACACCGCAGCCAGGGGCCCTGTGGGAGACGCCTGAAGAcacccaacacactcacacacagcgctCAGAGGGGACTAACACTACCATAGGGAGGAAATAACAGAAAACAAAGGAAAACTTTAGAaagcaaaaagaaagagaaacttAAGTGAAGTGTCGATTCGATCTTTCTTTACTTTACTCCGTACAGTGGATTGGTAACGGTTAGGTGACCTTGATCTCACTGCCTCTGCGTTTGATTTGTTCCCTCTCAGCTTGTGGTATGCCTGCAGATGTGACACAGTGATAAAAGCCATACTGTTTACTTCTCTCCTTGGGCCAAGGCTTGTCGTTCTTTGAGATAAAGGCtttaatgggaaaaaagaaacaaactaaATAAACGAAAGAAACATGGTGGCAATCTTTCAATCGCTGGTGTGTGAGTGGCGCTTTGAGACATTGGCATTGgtttccttctcctccatctctcatgtttctttgtttttttttctatcatcATCGTTCGCCAGTGCAGAGGATGATATAAACGACCTCTCCTCTTGGCAGAATGTTCTGGAAGCAACAGCCGCTCAGGCTGGGTGTCTGGCCGCTACACAGTACATGTTGCAGTCTTAATTCGACACTTAAAGTGAAGGATGAACTAACTTAAAGTGTTAAGCTTGACTCAacttaagtgttgaatcaactctgCAACATTTGCTGTGTTGGAGATGGAGGTATCAAGGCTGCCCATgaagcacacaccacaccacacgccaaATGTGAATATGTAGCAGAAAATCTGCATGTAAATTTCTGCAGCTTTAGTCTTTGAAAACATTGAGTCGTCAAATCATTAATAACCATCCATAGCCCACTATACATCTATTCATGAATGAAAATGTGCAGCAATATATTTGCTTTTTTTTAGATGCATACCACAGCTGAAGAGAGTCCAATGGAAACAGGCTGAGTCAAGGAAACAAAAAAATTacaaacaaataacaacaaaaGGCATCAAAAAAGCAGCAAAAGATGAAAACTGAACCATTTTGGGCATTCAGTTTGATTCAAAGAAGCCAAATATTTGGTCATACACCTACTGTGAAACGCTGCTGCAAAGCAATCGATTTGAGTCAGACAAGAACAAAGCAAAAAAATACAGatcacaaagcaaaacaaagaaaGGCAAACGATGAATCTCTTGCTGAATCTGAAATTCCCACATGTTCAATTTACAGTGCACTGAGtagtaaaaacaaaaatgaaacgCATACCTTATGTAGTGCACAACATAGTGAACAAATGAGTAATTTCAGACATGGCCACAGTGTTTGCCCGAATaagactgacacacagacacgccagtacagtatgtacactcgtgtgcgtctgtgtgtctttccTCGTCTACTGCTAATTCTGTTTCCGCTGAGAGCTGTGTGAGTTGGGACAAGCACACTGGCCGCATGCATgtcagagagatgaggagggggaggggccaGTGCAGGTGACGTGGGTGCAATGGGGTGGGGTTGTTTTGGTTGAGGAAGTGATCCGCACCTCAAGCCACAACAACCCCATTCTCCATGCCCCCCTCTTCCTCACTGCAACCTCCGCCATCCTACTTATGGGACGACCCCACCGCAGGcagcggagggggggggggggggggggggggggggggggggggggggggagggagggggggttggagcatggagggagggggaaatgagagataaacacacacacacacacacacacacacacacacacacacacacacacacacacacacacacacacacacacacacacacacacacacacacacacacacacacacacacacacacagacaaggacacagagacacaaggacacacacacacatacataccgtacatgcacacacacacaactctctggCAGTGTCGTGCTCCTCCTCTGTGTTCTCCAAACCCCCTCACCTGCCGCGGGGCTCGCCCTGACCCCCAGCTCGCCTTCATGGGGGGAGGCTGCATGGGAGTTGGGGCTAtaaattaatacacacacacacacacacacacacacacacacacacacacacacacacacacacacacacacacacacacacacacacacacacacacacacagtgactccaTGTCGGTCGCTTGGTGAAGGTGACCTCTCTACATTTaaagctatatatatatttactgtaTAAGCTGGCTTGTCGTGGAGCGTGGAAAGCCATAGATAAATGTTATTACTTCAGGGACCATTGCTTTGGATCAGAACATGGTGCTGTGCACGGCCAAGGGGCCGCGTAATGTAAACATGTACACATAGTTTTTTGATATTGCATGCACAACCATGTTATTTAGACGTTGACTGATTTCTCATTTCACGAGCATCATCTTGCTGAAAAACACTGAATGTCATATAGGCTGTTTTTTCATGCGTAGCTGTGCATTCAGTGGCTCAATTCGCAAacccacttccacacacacaacatacacgcgcacatacatacatacacacacacacacacacacacacacacacacacacacacacacacacacactcccacacacacaaccgatACATGAACAACATGCTAACACAAGCACTAATCACAATCACACAACATTCAGCACCAAACAAACAATACAAATGCCCAAGTACCATTCAACCTAACTCGATTCTCTGAATGGCGGCCAGTGTGTAGAGTCTTTGCTTCTCCTGCCCAGTTATCTCCTCCCCCAAACTCCCCACTTCCCCTAACTGGGTCTCATGACATGAGGGTGGGGTCCCTGGCTGGTGACTTCGATTGTAAATGAGTAGAACTCGTGGTGTGTCCACCCATCCCATGTGTGTATTTGACTGTGAAAGGTGTCCTCTTTTGTTGACATTTTTTTAGTATCCCAGCTATCCTGTACTCTCTAGTTTAGTTTGTTTTAGTTGGTTTAGGATTTAGTTTAGTTTTTAGCTTCTTATATTATATTTTTGGGTCTTTTTGTGCTTTATTGTGTTGCTTTTGGGTCTGAATTGGGATAAAGCTCAACGGGATCAAACaaatagtaaaaaaacaaaaatacaataaGCCTTTCCTGACATGCCACAGCAGCCTGGCACAAACAAAATAAAGATTCAAATAAAACACCACTGAGCTCTCAACACATAGATTCTATAGCCTGGGggcttctctgtggagtggagGACTGTGAGTGACGGctgaaagagacacagacagggaagGAAAACGGCAAGGAGAAaataaagaagagaagaaaggaaggagggaagttGAAGAGGAGAGCAGGTAGGAGCGGTTTACATAGCCAAGCTGGTGTAACCCAGATAGATGCTAGTGCTGCCGACAGTGTCTCACCCCTCGTCCCCTCTCCTCAGCTAAGGTTTGGAATGAAAATCCTCTAAACTCCTAATGGCCGCTAATATCATAAAACTAATAGAGTTAATCCCAATATTAGCATTCCAAATACACCAACAAGCTGCTGCGACAGCCAGTGGAGTTCAGTCGTGTAGGCGGAAGACTGCAGCATGCAGCATGCATAACGAAGTGTCATCAATTAAGCCCCCTAACGACTCGAATTAGGGCATTCTTTAATGCTAATTGGGCAGGATGTATTAAACACCTGGCCGGCATCAGGTGTTGCTGAGAGCCAGGGGGTTGTTGAGCACGTGTCCTAATCTCTTATTATGAATGGCACGGAGCATCCGTCATCTGCTGTCCCGATGCCAGAGTcttaacgcacaaacacaccagaagagacaaacGCTACAAAGACTTGCTGCATTGTAACTGTAGTTTTCATAGCGACACAAGCGATAAAAGCGGCACGGTATCACcagtaaaagcagaatgcaagcattccaacattccaattggctgcaaTGGCTGTCGCCAAACTGCAtcgtagctcattaccataatattcgtGAAAGTTACAAACTGTCTCTCAATtcgcctcttgtcgcccaaatgacttttgtctcttctgttacCAGCTCCTCCATATTCAAAGCCAATTACTACCATCACTGTTATCACTCTAGTCgcctttggtgtgtttgtgtggctagaGACTTAAGAGGTGGCAACAACAAGGCTGATAATTAGGTGTGTTTATCATCAAGACATTTCATAGGACTGGGGAGACCAAATATGAAGTACGTACGTCTTCTATTTTATGGTGTACCCCTCTAACTTGCCAGTATTCATATTCTACATCCTAGTTGAGCTCCcatgtattattttatttttttatatataacttTTTTGTGTTTTCTCAGTGACATCATCCACAGTGAACGGGGTGGAGTGTGGTCGTGGTAGTAGCAGTAGGTGTCGTCCTTTGTGGCCTGTGACTCGATGTCTCgctgttctttttttgtgttgtttttttaaaagaaacgtTTTTTAAACATTATGTTAGCGCTTCACCGTGCAGTCAGCTACATAGTAGAGGTGTGGTGGAAGGTGGTTTAGGTAGGTAGgtaaatggaaagaaagaaacaatatTAAGAGAGCGAGACACACAACCAGGTGTTCCTCCATCAGCCCCCCCTCTGTTCACCCATACACCTTGCCTACTCTTTTCCTTTATAAATACCCTGAGCAGGCCGCCCACCCAtagggtgaca
This genomic interval from Engraulis encrasicolus isolate BLACKSEA-1 chromosome 16, IST_EnEncr_1.0, whole genome shotgun sequence contains the following:
- the LOC134466261 gene encoding leucine-rich repeat and immunoglobulin-like domain-containing nogo receptor-interacting protein 3; this encodes MAGPPRLDRRPASSATAASLAAALLPPLLLLLLACVAPCQGCPPRCECAAQLRSVSCQRRRLSGVPDGIPTETRLLDLSRNRLRWVASGELAPYPLLEELDLSENLIATLEPNAFASLQSLRTLRLRANQLKLVPMGAFAKLGNLTTLDLSENKIVILLDYTFQDLRSLRNLEVGDNDLVYISHKAFTGLLALEDLTIARCNLTSISGQTLSYLRNLVTLRLRHLSITALEDQNFRKLSALRGLEIDSWPYLEYISPLSFQGLNLSWLSITNTNITTVPSASFRNMVHLTSLNLSYNPIQTLEPWAFRELLRLKELHMVSTGLATVEPHALAGLRQLRLLNLSSNELVTLEEGAFHSVNSLETLRVDGNPLSCDCRLLWILQRRRTLNFDGRAPVCAGPAEVRGTSLNNFADSALFDYFTCQKPRIRNRKMQQVVAREGQPVSFLCRAEGEPAPAIVWISPQRRRIAPKSGPGSGGRVVVLPGGTLEIRYAQVTDSGTYICIASNAGGNDTYFATLTVRGGGGGFGGGGIGIGGGLGGAPAMDAAAFANRSLYYGADFNDTNFNGTRVFLKFTLDLTTILVSTAMGCITFLGVVLFCFLLLFVWSRSKGQRRNNFTVEYSFRKGDGGTTTGGQGATRKFNMKMI